One genomic window of Actinoplanes lobatus includes the following:
- a CDS encoding ECF transporter S component, with the protein MKDNNPNRWRTIDIVIASVIAVAFGVIFWAWGNLWVITEGAFAFFPPSQTVLYGVWLIPAVLGGLIIRKPGASLYTELVAALVSGLLGSTWGLTVVWQGLAQGLGAELAFAAFRYQSFKIGTALLAGTFTGVSAAIFDFFVWNSETALWSYRIPYALITVLSGTVIAGLGSWALVRALAPTGVLDRFGAGRERATI; encoded by the coding sequence ATGAAAGACAACAACCCGAACCGGTGGCGCACGATAGACATCGTGATCGCCTCGGTGATCGCCGTGGCGTTCGGCGTCATCTTCTGGGCGTGGGGCAACCTCTGGGTGATCACCGAGGGCGCCTTCGCCTTCTTCCCCCCGTCCCAGACCGTGCTGTACGGCGTCTGGCTGATCCCGGCCGTGCTGGGCGGCCTGATCATCCGCAAGCCGGGCGCGTCGCTCTACACCGAGCTGGTGGCGGCGCTCGTGTCCGGGCTGCTCGGCAGCACCTGGGGCTTGACCGTCGTCTGGCAGGGCCTGGCCCAGGGCCTCGGCGCCGAGCTGGCGTTCGCGGCGTTCCGCTACCAGTCGTTCAAGATCGGCACCGCGCTGCTGGCCGGCACGTTCACCGGTGTGAGCGCGGCGATCTTCGACTTCTTCGTGTGGAACTCGGAGACCGCCCTCTGGTCGTACCGGATCCCGTACGCGCTGATCACCGTCCTGAGCGGCACCGTGATCGCCGGCCTCGGCTCCTGGGCGCTGGTCCGGGCGCTGGCCCCGACCGGTGTGCTGGACCGGTTCGGAGCCGGCCGCGAGCGGGCAACCATCTGA
- a CDS encoding energy-coupling factor transporter transmembrane component T family protein, producing MSLSVEPIADPGAPLARRNPVAKLGAALLFTLPLILSVDPFTPSAALVVELLVLPFFGIRMRLLARRLTPLLITAGGILVTMVLFAGERTGATVASLGPFDITTGVLATAGALVLRIFAIALPGIVVFATTDPTDLADALVQNAKAPARFAIGALAAFRLVPLLGSEWRALTLARRARGVDAGRNPLAKLRLFASTAFALLVGALRRGVRLSVAMDARGFDAGVPRTHARVQHFTAPDGVLLAAALLAGLTILAVTVLLGHFNPIIG from the coding sequence GTGAGCCTGTCCGTCGAGCCGATCGCCGACCCCGGCGCGCCGCTGGCCCGCCGCAACCCGGTCGCCAAGCTGGGCGCCGCGCTGCTGTTCACGCTGCCGCTGATCCTGTCCGTCGACCCGTTCACCCCGTCCGCGGCCCTGGTCGTGGAGCTGCTCGTGCTGCCGTTCTTCGGCATCCGGATGCGGCTGCTGGCCCGCCGGCTGACCCCGCTGCTGATCACCGCGGGTGGCATCCTGGTCACCATGGTCCTGTTCGCCGGGGAGCGGACCGGGGCCACCGTGGCGTCGCTCGGACCGTTCGACATCACCACCGGCGTGCTGGCCACCGCGGGCGCGCTGGTCCTGCGGATCTTCGCGATCGCGCTGCCCGGCATCGTCGTCTTCGCCACCACCGACCCCACCGACCTGGCCGACGCGCTGGTGCAGAACGCGAAGGCCCCGGCCCGGTTCGCGATCGGGGCGCTGGCGGCGTTCCGGCTGGTGCCACTGCTCGGGAGCGAGTGGCGGGCGCTCACCCTGGCCCGGCGGGCCCGCGGGGTGGACGCCGGGCGCAATCCGCTGGCCAAGCTGCGGCTCTTCGCGTCGACGGCGTTCGCGCTGCTGGTCGGGGCGCTGCGGCGCGGGGTGCGGCTGTCGGTGGCGATGGACGCCCGCGGGTTCGACGCCGGCGTCCCGCGTACCCACGCGCGGGTACAGCACTTCACGGCGCCCGACGGGGTCCTGCTGGCCGCCGCCCTGCTGGCCGGGCTGACGATCCTGGCGGTCACCGTGCTGCTCGGCCACTTCAATCCGATCATCGGCTGA
- a CDS encoding PHP domain-containing protein, with amino-acid sequence MGHGHDHSHDHSHDAVSENDLPEALDLSVPTAELSSSDATRRSFLLGAGLLGAGAAASVLPHPGAAAAHGASPQTAQGGFRWLAGDHHIHTQYSSDAQYRVIDQARHGHAYGLDWLVITDHGSATHAKIGVDKVNPDIVKTRAELPGLLTFQGLEWNIPAAEHATVFVHPGRNEVEVLKQFETRYDGSLLPSTNTAAQNEAMAIAGIQFLGEQVKARKIDGALFFANHPARRGIDSPHEIRNWRDADPTVAVGFEGAPGHQAAGIPAPNGRGGARGYYDNSPSAASFPGYPLESYRTWGGFDWMTATVGGLWDSLLAEGRAWWITVNSDSHVNYLDQTERGPGSDFNANGKYNDPVYNGSINTQAGDFWPGYYGRTNVGSASFSYRAVMDGLRSGRVWVDHGRLIKALDARVRVTGDRRWSTGTPLGGVLQVRRGTSTELVLDIDLQDVPNWAGFIPVLKRVDVIVGTVTGPVTDRDAFTAPDTRVVKSFEVSKTSGKITFSYDLGRLDKPFYLRVRGTDGNRTQPGLLGASVDPYGPQLDVSGAADPWGDLWFYTNPIWVLPR; translated from the coding sequence ATGGGTCACGGCCACGATCATTCGCACGATCACTCGCATGACGCAGTCTCCGAGAACGATCTTCCGGAGGCTCTCGATCTCTCCGTTCCCACCGCGGAACTGTCATCCTCCGACGCCACCCGCCGCAGCTTCCTGCTCGGCGCCGGACTCCTCGGCGCCGGGGCCGCCGCCTCCGTACTGCCCCACCCGGGCGCCGCCGCGGCTCACGGCGCCTCCCCGCAGACCGCGCAGGGCGGCTTCCGCTGGCTCGCCGGCGACCATCACATCCACACGCAGTACAGCTCGGACGCCCAGTACCGGGTGATCGACCAGGCTCGGCACGGGCACGCGTACGGCCTGGACTGGCTGGTCATCACCGACCACGGCAGCGCCACCCACGCCAAGATCGGTGTGGACAAGGTCAACCCGGACATCGTGAAGACCCGTGCCGAACTCCCCGGCCTGCTCACCTTCCAGGGTCTGGAGTGGAACATCCCGGCCGCCGAGCACGCCACCGTCTTCGTGCACCCCGGCCGGAACGAGGTCGAGGTCCTCAAGCAGTTCGAGACCCGGTACGACGGCTCGCTGCTCCCGTCGACCAACACCGCCGCCCAGAACGAGGCCATGGCGATCGCCGGCATCCAGTTCCTCGGCGAGCAGGTGAAGGCCCGCAAGATCGACGGCGCCCTGTTCTTCGCCAACCACCCGGCCCGGCGCGGCATCGACTCCCCGCACGAGATCCGCAACTGGCGCGACGCCGACCCCACGGTCGCCGTGGGCTTCGAGGGCGCGCCCGGCCACCAGGCCGCCGGCATCCCCGCCCCGAACGGCCGGGGCGGCGCCCGCGGCTACTACGACAACAGCCCGTCGGCCGCGTCGTTCCCCGGCTACCCGCTGGAGAGCTACCGCACCTGGGGCGGCTTCGACTGGATGACCGCCACCGTCGGCGGCCTGTGGGACAGCCTCCTGGCCGAGGGCCGGGCCTGGTGGATCACCGTCAACTCGGACAGCCACGTCAACTACCTGGACCAGACCGAACGCGGGCCGGGCAGCGACTTCAACGCCAACGGGAAGTACAACGACCCGGTCTACAACGGATCGATCAACACCCAGGCCGGCGACTTCTGGCCCGGCTACTACGGCCGCACCAACGTGGGTTCGGCGTCGTTCTCGTACCGGGCGGTCATGGACGGCCTGCGCTCCGGCCGGGTCTGGGTCGACCACGGCCGGCTGATCAAGGCGCTGGACGCCCGGGTCCGGGTCACCGGCGACCGCCGCTGGTCGACCGGCACCCCGCTCGGCGGTGTCCTCCAGGTCAGGCGCGGCACCTCGACCGAACTGGTCCTCGACATCGACCTCCAGGACGTGCCGAACTGGGCCGGGTTCATCCCGGTCCTCAAGCGGGTCGACGTGATCGTCGGAACGGTCACCGGGCCGGTCACCGACCGGGACGCCTTCACCGCCCCGGACACCAGGGTGGTCAAGTCCTTCGAGGTGTCGAAGACCTCCGGGAAGATCACTTTCTCGTACGACCTGGGCCGCCTCGACAAGCCGTTCTACCTGCGGGTTCGCGGCACCGACGGCAACCGCACCCAGCCCGGCCTGCTCGGCGCCTCGGTCGACCCGTACGGGCCGCAGCTCGACGTGAGCGGCGCCGCCGACCCGTGGGGCGACCTGTGGTTCTACACCAACCCGATCTGGGTCCTGCCCCGATGA
- a CDS encoding ABC transporter ATP-binding protein: protein MSEVRLRGFGWRHAGRRAWAVRGLDLEIRHGERVLLLGPSGAGKSTLLAALAGLLPEDSGESEGAIEIDGLDPRKARERVGIVFQDPQTQLVMARSGDDVAFGLENRGVPAGEIWPRVSDVLDRVGFPYPVNRPTAALSGGEAQRLALAGVLALRPGLLLLDEPTANLDPAGAALIRDAVARTADPSTTLIIVEHRVAEALPLVDRVVVLEPGGGVRADGTPELIFAAYGDKLAGEGVWVPGFSTPPVKAATKPTDDLVRVTRAEVTKRLPPVSLSAGAGEVVAVTGPNGAGKSTLALLLGGLLAPTSGRVEAFGDPRPPHRWRAATLTGRIGSVFQNPEHQFVTGRVTDELALGPRRLGRTPEQIRRIVDDLLDRLRLTRLAEANPYTLSGGEARRLSVATALATAPRLLVLDEPTFGQDRRTWQELVELLAGLRDDGHGVVAVTHDDAFVRTLADRIVPLGEPAPDPLPRRSRP, encoded by the coding sequence ATGAGTGAGGTTCGGCTTCGCGGCTTCGGGTGGCGGCACGCCGGTCGCCGCGCCTGGGCGGTCCGCGGGCTGGACCTGGAGATCCGGCACGGCGAGCGGGTGCTGCTGCTCGGTCCCTCCGGGGCCGGCAAGAGCACCCTGCTCGCCGCCCTCGCCGGCCTGCTGCCGGAGGACTCCGGCGAGTCCGAGGGCGCCATCGAGATCGACGGGCTGGACCCGCGCAAGGCCCGCGAGCGGGTCGGCATCGTCTTCCAGGACCCGCAGACCCAGCTCGTGATGGCCCGCAGCGGCGACGACGTGGCGTTCGGGCTGGAAAATCGGGGGGTGCCGGCCGGCGAGATCTGGCCACGGGTGTCCGACGTACTGGATCGCGTCGGTTTCCCGTACCCCGTCAACCGGCCCACCGCCGCGCTCTCCGGCGGTGAGGCGCAACGTCTCGCCCTGGCCGGGGTTCTGGCCCTGCGGCCCGGACTGCTGCTGCTGGACGAGCCGACCGCCAACCTCGACCCGGCGGGCGCCGCGCTGATCCGGGACGCGGTCGCCCGGACCGCCGATCCCTCGACCACGCTGATCATCGTGGAACACCGGGTGGCCGAGGCCCTTCCGCTTGTCGACCGGGTCGTGGTCCTGGAGCCGGGCGGTGGCGTGCGCGCCGACGGCACGCCCGAGCTGATCTTCGCCGCCTACGGCGACAAACTCGCCGGCGAGGGCGTCTGGGTGCCGGGGTTCAGCACGCCGCCGGTCAAGGCCGCCACAAAACCGACAGACGATCTGGTACGCGTGACGCGCGCCGAAGTCACGAAACGCCTCCCACCCGTCTCGCTGTCCGCCGGAGCGGGCGAGGTGGTGGCCGTGACCGGGCCCAACGGCGCCGGCAAGTCCACGCTGGCGCTGCTGCTCGGCGGGCTGCTGGCGCCGACATCCGGCCGGGTCGAGGCGTTCGGTGACCCCCGCCCGCCGCACCGCTGGCGGGCCGCCACCCTGACCGGGCGGATCGGGTCGGTCTTCCAGAACCCGGAGCACCAGTTCGTCACCGGGCGGGTCACCGACGAGCTGGCACTCGGCCCGCGCCGGCTGGGCCGCACCCCCGAGCAGATCCGCCGCATCGTCGACGACCTGCTGGACCGGCTGCGGTTGACCCGGCTCGCGGAGGCGAACCCGTACACCCTCTCCGGCGGGGAGGCCCGCCGGCTCAGCGTGGCCACCGCGCTGGCCACCGCGCCCCGGCTGCTGGTGCTCGACGAACCCACCTTCGGCCAGGACCGCCGCACCTGGCAGGAGCTGGTCGAACTGCTGGCCGGGCTGCGCGACGACGGTCACGGGGTGGTCGCTGTCACGCATGATGACGCCTTCGTCCGTACCCTCGCTGATCGCATCGTGCCCCTCGGGGAGCCGGCGCCGGACCCGCTGCCGCGGAGGTCTCGTCCGTGA